The Argopecten irradians isolate NY chromosome 6, Ai_NY, whole genome shotgun sequence genome has a window encoding:
- the LOC138326373 gene encoding fucolectin-4-like has translation MYTGIRLECLVLLIVLMFLASSRSEVNIALTGSAAQSTDRELSRWKAPQGIDGCTNQNIGSGCCAHTKDGRYKEAWWRVDLGQTMTIQNITIYYRGG, from the exons atgtacacTGGAATACGTCTGGAATGTTTGGTGTTATTGATTGTCCTGATGTTCCTTGCATCATCACGATCTGAAG TGAACATTGCTTTAACGGGATCTGCTGCTCAGTCAACCGACCGGGAGTTATCAAGGTGGAAAGCACCACAAGGTATAGACGGTTGTACCAACCAAAACATAGGCAGTGGTTGCTGTGCTCACACCAAGGATGGTCGGTATAAAGAAGCATGGTGGCGTGTGGATTTAGGGCAGACGATGACGATACAGAATATTACCATATACTACAGAGGCGGGTGA